The window CCGCCAATGGTGCTCCCTTCCTTGGCCATGGTGATGAAGAGTTCGCCGGGACGGCCATCCTCGTACAGGCCGATGGTCAGGTACCCCTCGTGCCCATCCACGCTAAATTTGTGCGTGAGGGATTGCCGGGTGTCGGGGAGCCGCTCGCGGCGGGGAGTGGCGATAACCTTGGCCGCGGCCTTGTCGGATTCGGAACTGGTATTCAGCGGTTGCGATTCCTTCGAACCGTCGCGGTAAATAGCCAGCGCCTTTAATCCCAGCCGCCACCCTTCCAGGTAAGCGTCGGCAATGTCCGCGGGAGTGGTGTCCCGCGGCATGTTCACCGTCTTCGAAATCGCCCCGCTGAGGAACGGCTGCGCCGCGGCCATCATCGTCACGTGGGCACGCCAGGCGATCGAGCGCTTGCCGTTTCGCGGGGCAAAGGCGCAGTCAAACACGTCCAAATGTTCCGTGGCCAGGCCAGGCGCTCCCTCGATCGTGTCCTGCTCCGAGATATACGCCAAAATCGAGTCGATTTGCGGTTGGTCGTAGCCTAGAGTCTTTAGTCCCAGGGGGACGGTGTTATTGACAATCTTGAGCGAGCCGCCGCCGGCGAGTTGTTTATACTTGACCAGGGCGATGTCGGGCTCGATCCCGGTGGTGTCGCAATCCATGAGAAAGCTGATCGTGCCGGTCGGGGCCAGCACGGTCGCCTGCGCGTTGCGAAAACCGTGAATCTCGCCATTGGACAAGACGTCGTCCCAGACTTCGCGGGCGGCCTGGCGCAGGTATTCCGGGCAAGAGGGGTCGATTTGTTCGACCGCGTCCCGGTGCATTTGCATGACATTTAACATTGGCTCATGGTTGGTTTCGAACCCGGCAAAGGGGCCAACCGCGGCGGCCAGTTCCACGCTGGTCAGATTGGCAGCGCCGTGCAAGAGCGCGGTCATCGCCCCGCACAAACCCCGGGCCGCGTCCGAATCATACGGCAGCCCCGCCGCCATGATCAGGCTTCCTAGGTTGGAATAACCCAGCCCTAGAGGGCGGAATTTGTGGCTGTTTTCGGCGATCTTTTTGGTCGGATAGCTGGCGTGGTCAACCAGAATTTCCTGCGCGATAAAGAATATCCGGCAGGCCTGCTGAAAGCGGGACACGTCAAATGTGCCATCCGAGTTCCGGAACTTCATCAAGTTGATGCTGGCCAGATTGCACGCCGTGTCATCCAGGAACATATATTCCGAGCACGGATTGCTGGCGTTGATCCGGCCGCTATTGGGGCAGGTGTGCCACTTATTTATGGTCGTGTCGTACTGCACGCCCGGATCGCCGCACTGCCAGGCGCATTCGCTCATGCGGGCCATGATATCCCGCGCCTGATAGGTCGGGCCGGCCTGCTGGGGATTGGTCACCCAATGCGTGGTCCAGGGTTTATCAGCGATCACGGCTTCCATAAAGTCGTCCGTCAACCGCACCGACAAATTGGCGTTTTGGAACAGGATGGAACTGTACGCCTCGCCATTAAAATTACTCTCGTAGCCTCCTTTTTCAATCAAGACGCGGGCTTTCTTTTCTTCCTTGGCCTTGCATTCGATAAATTCCATCACGTCGGGATGCCAAACCTTGATCGATTGCATCTTGGCCGCGCGGCGGGTCTTCCCCCCGCTTTTGACCACCGCGGCGATCTGGTCGTACACTCGCATAAAGCTGAGCGGACCGCTGGGCTTGCCGCCGCCGCTGAGTTTTTCACGCTGCGAGCGGAGCGTGCTCAGGTCGGTTCCCGTACCGGAACCAAATTTAAACAGCATCGCCTCGCTACGGGCCAGTTCCATGATGTCCTCCATGTTGTCCTGCACGCTTTGAATAAAGCAGGCCGAACCCTGGGGATAGACATACGGATTTTCGGGCTGATGGGTCTTTTGGGTTTCTGGGTCAAAATGCCAGTTGCAGGCGGCCCCCTGGACGCCGTATTGATGAAACAGGCCCACGTTAAACCAGACCGGGGAATTAAAGGCACCGTGCTGGTGGAGGCACAACCAGGTCAATTCACGATAAAAGCGTTCCGCGTCATCATCACTGGCAAAATAGCCATCTTCCCGGCCCCAGTCGGCAATGGTGCGGGTCACGCGATGGATGAGTTGCTTGACGCTGGTTTCTCGCTCGGGCGTGTTGATTTCGCCGTAAAAGTACTTGCTAACCACCACATTGGTGGCCAATTGGCTCCACCATTGGGGGACTTCGCAGTTGGTTTGTTCAAACAGGACCTCGCCGTTCTCCCCTTTGATTGCGGCAGTCCGCAAATCATACTGCGCGGTGTCAAAAGGGCTTTCGACATCCGTGGGACAAAACTCTGGCTCAATCCGTAGGCCCGCGGCGCGAATTTTAGTGCTGGGGCGTTTCATAGATTTAGCGGTCCGACGTTTAGAAAAGCTTAACTCTGCCTGAGCCATAACGGATTGCTCCTTGCGAATAAAGTACGGGGGCGTCCAGCCATCAATGTACACAAATACACATATATGTACAATTGTCGTCTAGTCCAGGGTCATCCGTGACAAAAACATTGTGAATCCTTTCACGAATTACCCAGCCTGGGTTAAAATTGGACTAACGGGGGGTCAGATCACTATATGTAGTAGTCGGCATTCCCCCAACCACAACTTATAGCGTGCCTGGAAATGATACAAGTTTTTAGAAAAGCGTCAACAGGGGCTTCCCAACTCTTAAAATTCCTCCGAAAGTCATGCTAGCATTAGGTTTTTGGCATTTTTTAGGGACCCGTCCCCAGGTCCGCCTCTCAGGCAACGAAAGCCGAAAAAACCCGGTTTCTAGCCAGAATTTTGGCAAATTCCTGATCCCTTCCTAACACAATCTGAATTGTGGAAAACTTTTTAAAAATATTTCCCTAACAATATTTTGCACAAACTGGACAGTTTGGGCAGAGTCTCTGCAAAACCAAAATTCCATTCACTTATTTTGAGCAGCCAAAAGACCGCCAAAACCTAATGTTAGTTTTGGATCAATAATTCATTTTTTCCCTTCCATGATATGGCCGGGGCATTCGCCCAAATTGAATCCGTTGTCGATGTGGTAAACTGCGTGTAGCTCTCCCTAATTTGATTTTCCGGCCCCTCCATGCCCCCCTCCAACACTATTTACCTGGATTGTGCCGCCACAACACCGCTCCTGCCAGAAATTGCGGACGTATTCTTGGCTGGTTCCCGCGATTTTCCCGCCAATCCCGCCAGCCAACATCGCGCCGCCCGCGCCGCCCGCGCCGCCCTGGAACAAGCACGCGAGGAACTAGCGGCACTCCTGGGTTGTTTAGTCACAGGCCGCGCTCCCGACCGCGTGATCTATACCAGCGGCGGGACCGAGGCGAACAATCTTGCGCTCTTGGGTCTGACCGCCGGGCAACCGCCGGGACGCGTCGTGGTTTCCGCGATTGAGCATCCCAGTATTCTTGAAACCGCCAAAGCCCTGCGAACCGAGGGCTGGCGGGTGGATCATTGGCCGGTCACGAGCGCGGGGCAGGTTGATCTGACGCGGATCGAGTCAATCTTGGATGATGCGCCGCCGCCCAGATTGGTCAGCGTGATGCTGGGGAATAACGAAACCGGCGCGCTCCAACCAGTACGAGAAATTGCCGCCGCCTGCCGCGCGCGGGGAATTCTGGTTCATACGGACGCCGTCCAGGCCGTGGGGAAAGTGCCGGTCCATTTTCGTGAGTTGGATGTTGATCTGCTGAGTTTGGCGGGGCATAAATTTCACGCCCCGCGCGGCGTGGGGGCCTTGATCGCGCGTGATGCCGTACCACTAGTCCCACAACTCTATGGCGGTTTTCAACAAGCGGGCATCCGGCCCGGTACCGAGACCGTGGCCTTGCCGCTGGCCATGACCGCCGCGCTCCGTTTGGCGCAGGATAACCTGGCCGCGCGGACCGCGCATTTAGTTTCGCTGCAACATCAGCTAGAAAGCGGCCTACGGCAAATTTATCCCGCCGTGGAATTTATCGCCGCGGATGGCCTTCGCTTGCCGCACATTACCAATGCGGCG of the Pirellulales bacterium genome contains:
- a CDS encoding vitamin B12-dependent ribonucleotide reductase, translated to MAQAELSFSKRRTAKSMKRPSTKIRAAGLRIEPEFCPTDVESPFDTAQYDLRTAAIKGENGEVLFEQTNCEVPQWWSQLATNVVVSKYFYGEINTPERETSVKQLIHRVTRTIADWGREDGYFASDDDAERFYRELTWLCLHQHGAFNSPVWFNVGLFHQYGVQGAACNWHFDPETQKTHQPENPYVYPQGSACFIQSVQDNMEDIMELARSEAMLFKFGSGTGTDLSTLRSQREKLSGGGKPSGPLSFMRVYDQIAAVVKSGGKTRRAAKMQSIKVWHPDVMEFIECKAKEEKKARVLIEKGGYESNFNGEAYSSILFQNANLSVRLTDDFMEAVIADKPWTTHWVTNPQQAGPTYQARDIMARMSECAWQCGDPGVQYDTTINKWHTCPNSGRINASNPCSEYMFLDDTACNLASINLMKFRNSDGTFDVSRFQQACRIFFIAQEILVDHASYPTKKIAENSHKFRPLGLGYSNLGSLIMAAGLPYDSDAARGLCGAMTALLHGAANLTSVELAAAVGPFAGFETNHEPMLNVMQMHRDAVEQIDPSCPEYLRQAAREVWDDVLSNGEIHGFRNAQATVLAPTGTISFLMDCDTTGIEPDIALVKYKQLAGGGSLKIVNNTVPLGLKTLGYDQPQIDSILAYISEQDTIEGAPGLATEHLDVFDCAFAPRNGKRSIAWRAHVTMMAAAQPFLSGAISKTVNMPRDTTPADIADAYLEGWRLGLKALAIYRDGSKESQPLNTSSESDKAAAKVIATPRRERLPDTRQSLTHKFSVDGHEGYLTIGLYEDGRPGELFITMAKEGSTIGGLMDCFGTAISMGLQYGVPLEVYVNKFSHTRFEPLGFTKNPEIRMAKSVVDYIFRFMGITFLPGYREANRGLPAGEYDAASEASPGQSGPAAKMAGGPTVSQDAKNAAKAAEPKFPSVGVTIKAPASATKLSHANGYANGHAPAAGGMALANGLSQGNGHHAGNGTANVIEANADLLQRAGVRPNLAKGAATGRSEQFAGFQLDAPSCDRCGSITVRNGNCYLCHNCGNSMGCS
- a CDS encoding cysteine desulfurase family protein produces the protein MPPSNTIYLDCAATTPLLPEIADVFLAGSRDFPANPASQHRAARAARAALEQAREELAALLGCLVTGRAPDRVIYTSGGTEANNLALLGLTAGQPPGRVVVSAIEHPSILETAKALRTEGWRVDHWPVTSAGQVDLTRIESILDDAPPPRLVSVMLGNNETGALQPVREIAAACRARGILVHTDAVQAVGKVPVHFRELDVDLLSLAGHKFHAPRGVGALIARDAVPLVPQLYGGFQQAGIRPGTETVALPLAMTAALRLAQDNLAARTAHLVSLQHQLESGLRQIYPAVEFIAADGLRLPHITNAALVGIDRQALLLALDLAGVAVSTGSACASGSSEPSPVLLAMDLPRALVDSSLRFSWGGTTSAFEISDALVRMKGVLGRIC